CATATCCTTGTATACCAAGCTTGTGACCGGTATTCCAGAACTTCAATCCAGTACATTGATGCTATGACTGGGGCCGTTATTTCTGCAAAAGAAAAATAGTATATGATGCTAATACCAATTGTATTCCGTTCCAAATATGCCATTCAGAGTGATTACTAGTCTCCCATTTGCAAGGAGTGTCATGAAAGTAAATGTTGCAAAAAAAGAAATATAAAACCCCTCCTATTATGTTTTGTATTGAAAAAAACAACTAGATAGATGTAACATTAGCCATAACAAGGAGGGGTTATATGATATTGGAAGCGGTTATGTTACAAGTTAGGAAAGGTATGGAGGAGGAGTATGAGGAGGCTTTTCGTCAGGCATCAAAAATTATTTCCTCAATGAAAGGGTACATCACTCACGAATTACAGCGTTGTGTAGAAGTAGAAGGAAAGTATCTATTACTAGTGAAATGGGAAACGTTAGAGGACCATACAGTTGGCTTTAGGCAATCAAAAGAGTACCTAGAGTGGAAAAAGAAATTGCATCATTTCTATGATCCATTTCCAACAGTTGAGCATTTTAACAAAGTTCCTTTACTATAAATCTCTGCTTTAAAACATTTCACTACATATGACAATTACGGTAAGGAAGAATGCTTTGGAACAATTTTTACAGTATCAGTTCTACCTTAGAGGTTTGACGGGTACAGTTTATATACTACATTTGACCAGAAGCAACTGACATTGACATTATTGTAATTTTAAAATAGTACAATTAAGAAAGCAGCTTGTTTACAAGCTGCCTTCAAGCTATCCACACTATTTATATCTATCCTCAGCCAAAAACTCCTCTTTCAATATAGAATACATTTTTGTATCTCGGTGTTTGCCTTTTGCGAGCATTCCTTTTCGGATGATGCCTTCAAAGGTCATGCCTAATTTTTGCATTACTCGTTCTGAACCGATGTTTTCTGTGAAGCATCTAGCTTGAATACGGACTAAATCCATATGGTTAAAACCAAATGTAATAATTTCTTTTGCGGCTTCTGTTACTATGCCCTTTCCCCAATACGTTGGAGAAAGGACATAGCCAATCTCAGCTCGATTATGGTTTGGTTGCCATAAAATAAAATCGGTCGTTCCGATTAATTTACCGTCTTCCTTATATTCGATACCCCAAGGAGCTACATTTTTATTTTCATATTGGCATAGAGCAAAGTCTACAAATGCTTTAGTGTCAGATAATGTTTTATGTGCGTCCCAAGTTACGTATTTAGCTACTTCTTCATTAGAACCGTATGAATAAATGTCTTCAACGTCATCGAGCGTGATTTTTCTCAGAATCAGACGTTCTGTTTCCAATGTTGGTAAATCACCGTATATTTCTTCAATTTCCATAAGCTCACCTCTACATCAAATGAAATATGATCTAATATTTTGTTTGCAGAATCACCAGAAAATTTAATAAATAATAATTATTTTGTAAGATTATATATTATATTAGTTAAAGTGTCTATGGATTCTATAAATAATAATTAGCAGTGCTACAGGTTGTTTACACTGCTAGTTGCTATTTATGAATGGACATGTAGATATGCTAGGATAAATGTTTGGGTAGAAAACTATGAGAGGTTATAAAGATTAATTGACGAGGTACCATCGGTGTTCTTATTACTAAAAAGACATAATAAAAGAAACAGGGAGTCTTAAACAGCCTGTTTCTTTCCTTTGAGGAATAGGATAATTGTTATTATCCCCAGAACTCCAAGTGATAAAATGTCCCACGTGTCGATTATGGGTTCGTTTAAATTTTTTGCGATAATATTATTTATAAGAAAAGATATAGGTATGACTAATAGAACCGAAATTGATGCCATGTGCCATTTGTTTGCTTTTGTAATTGAAAATAACAGAAATATTCCCCACATATAGGATATAGCAACCAATGCTACAGGAACCCCAAGAGGTAACATTAATTTAGTTCCACCGAGGATTTTATCTAAAATAACCAAAAACGGAATGATAAAAATGCTTAATGATAAAAGTGACATAAACACTTTATATCTTTTAAAATGAAAAAGAGGTATGATAATAAGCCACGCATATGGAATAGCTGTAATTGGATATAGCGACCATGTAAAAGTACCTGATATAGCGATATCGCAAATCATAGAAATAAATATACCTAGTAAACAAGCAATAGTAAAACCGTATTTTGCCATTAATGTTAATGATTTTTTGTTAGTAGCAGTTACTTTATCTGCATTTTGCATAGTGGATTCGATAATCGTATTTTCCTCAACAGAAGCTGCGACACTTCTTTTTCCATTCAGCAGTTCATTAGCAGTAACACCCAATATATCGGCCAGAGAGGATATTATTGATACATCTGGATATCCCAATCCTCGTTCCCATTTAGATACTGCCTTATCTGTTATATTCAATTTTTCAGCTAATTGTTTTTGTGTCATATTTTTTGATTTACGTAGCTCATAAATGAAATTAGCCATGTTCCCATTGCTCATGTTTGACACCATCCTTTTTACATAAAATTTTACAGGTAAAAATATAAAAAAACACTCGACGATCGGTAGATTATGACCACATAAACGATTCGTAGAGTAGTAAATGTAACTTAACGTAAAGGAATTACACGAATGTGATTTAATAGGATAATTTCTGCAAAAAAATTTATTTAGTTCTTGAAAGCAATAGGCCCCTATCAAGTGATAGTTTATTATACTATTTCGAATCTTAAAATAATTTTACAATAAAATGAGTGGTTATGGTAAGGATTGTTATATTTTGTTGAAGGACTTTCGTAAATCTTGTTGCCATTGTTACCAAATTAGAACTAGTAAAGTGATTTCATACCTAAGGAAATAAAAACACCGCTATAAAGAAACAGTATTTTTAAGAGGTAAAGGATTAGGAATTCTACAGTTTTTAGTGATGTAGTGACTACTATTAGTACGAAAATGTCGTTATGTTACTATATGGGTATGTGACATGATATATAAATGAAATTGTGGAGGTGATTTTTTGAGGGATGTTAATTTAGGCGACTTAATATTTCAATTATTTACTTTTGGAAGTCTAATACTAGCTATCATTCTAATTGTGCTATTCATTCGTTCTATTTTAAAACGAAGTAATCAACTTGATAGGATAGAGAAGAAGGTAGATGCTATAAATGAACGTTTAAATAAAAATAACGATTAACATGAGTCTACCATTTAATTATATTTCTATATTGTTGTTAACGAATAGGGAGGATGCGATGAAGAAGAACATTCATGTGGTTGGAGCTGTAATCGTCAAAGATGGGAAATTTTTGTGTGCACAAAGAGGTAAAGGTAGAGTTTTACCCTTCAAATGGGAGTTTCCTGGTGGAAAAATAGAAGAAGGGGAATCACCTCAACAAGCATTGCAACGAGAAATTTATGAAGAATTGCAATGTGAGATAGAGGTAGGAGATCAAATTGAACTTACAGTGTATGAATATGATTTTGGCATTGTTCATTTAAGGACTTTTTATTGTAAGTTGGTTGAAGGGGAGCCAATTTTAACTGAGCATGTAATAATAAAATGGTTACAATGTGATGAGTTAGAGAATTTAGACTGGGCTCCAGCCGACCTTCCTACAATTGAAAAGCTAACAAGTACAGCTCTGTTAGAATACTAACAACGGATTAGCACTTTTTTATAATGTTTGTGCTTTAGGGGGTTACATACTTTGTCGGCAATCATTATTATTGCAATTATATTTTTCTATTATTTAAGACCTAAAGAGATCTTTCCTACAAATCACACGATTGATTTTGAACGGGTTGCTGAATTTTTGAAACGCCATAACGAACATACTAATGCTCATTTAATATTATTAAAGGATAAGAGCGTCTTCTGGGCACAAGATGGCAATGCACTCATTTCTTATAAAAAAATTATGAATAAATTAGTCGTTTTAGGTGACCCAATTGGAAAGAAAGAATATATTAAAGATGCTCTTCTAGAATTTGAACAATTTGCTCATCGTTATGGATGTAAGCCTGTTTTTTACCAAATTAGTTGTAAATACTTATCTTTGTACGAATTTGAGAAGTATCAATTTGTAAAATTAGGGGAAGAAGCCGTAGTTGATCTTGTAGGTTATTCATTGGAAGGAAAAAAGGGTGCAAAGCTACGTTCAAGCAGGAATAAATTTCAACGACAAGGCCATAGTTTTACGGTAACTGTCCCGCCTTTCTCAAATGACTTTCTTGCAGAATTAGAAAGTGTCTCAAATTCATGGCTTGGAGATCGTAAGGAAAAAGGCTTTTCTGTAGGGTTTTATAGTAATAAATATGTTTCTCACTTTCCTGTAGCGACCATAAGAGATGAAGATGAGCGAGTAATTGCTTTTGCTACTTTAGCTTCTACTAACAATGAAGAAAAGCATGGTATTATAATCGATTTAATGCGTTATTACCCAACTTGTCCGAACGGGACGATGGATGTATTATTTACATCGATATTTTACTGGGGGCAGGAGCAAGGTTATCAATCTTGTAGTCTAGGAATGTCACCACTTGCTAATGTAGGGAATACAAAGAATGCAAAAACTATTGAAAAAATATCGAAGCTAGTGTTCAAATCTAATAAGTTTTCCTATCGATTTAAAGGTTTAATGGAATTTAAAGCGAAATTCGCACATACGTGGAACGGGAAATATTTAGCTTATAAGAAAACATTCTTACCAATCGTTATCATTCAACTTGTATTGTTAATTCGTACGAAAAAGATAGAAAAAGAATCACGCTATGCAAGTAACAGAATAGGAAGAAGGATTGTAGGGTAAAAGCTTATTTTTCTAAGGCTGTTTTCCCATTGATTGTTGCTTTTCGTTCAAAGAAGTAGGCACGTACACATCTAGCGTTCGTGGCATCGCTCTTATAAAAACTCATCAAATAGTCCATTTTAATAAAGATATTAACAAAGTTTATGAATAAAACCTTTTCTAAAACTGCAAGCCTCTTCAAGTAAGTTTGTTGCTCTTGGCAGAAGACTTATAACAGGGTCACTAATTTTAGTGTGTAATTGCTATGATATTTTAATTTATTAATGGTTTGTAATAATAAAAAGCCTAAATTCTCATTATTAACATGAGAGTTTAGGTCAGGTTTTTTACCTATATATGTAATGGTGAAAATTCATCTGTTTTTCTAGACATTTCTTTTGTTTTAGGGAAATATTCCCATATCGATCTTGCAAAATGTATTCATGTTATAAATAATAGCGGTATGTTTTAATATACTCAAGCTTTAAAATTCATTATTCAACATACAAAACGTTCATGCTAGGTAGTTCTAAGCAATTAAGTCTGCCTCCGTAAGCGCACCCACCATCAATCCCGATAATGTTATTTTTGCCAAAAAAAACATCAGGACGCTTATGTAAATAGTTTGTAGGTGTGTGTCCGAAGATTACGGTTTTGTTCCCTGTATATCCATGATGAAATTCTTCTCGAATCCACACTAATGTGTAAGGGTCTGTATCATGTATAGGTGTTTCGGGATGAACTCCAGCATGAACAAAAATATAGTCTTCAGTTTCATGATAATAGGGAAGTCCCTTTAAAAACTCAATGTGTGGGTGAATTTCATCATTGATTGCTATAGGATCTGGGAATTCATCTGTTGTATACCAATATTTAGCATCATCTCTTTTAATCTCATAACCATAATTTTGAAGCGTCTTAATACCTCCGTTGTAATACCATCTCTTTAGGTTCATCGGATCATCTTGGTTAGTAAATGCATCTATCATCATCTTGTCATGGTTACCAAGTAAAGCAATGGCACCGTCATTCTTCAATTGAATGATTTTATCAATGACTGCTCTTGATTGAGGTCCTCTATCGACATAATCTCCTAATAAAAGTAATTGATCTTGTTCTTTATTATATTTAACTAATGTTAATAGTCTCTCAAACTTTTCTATATCTCCATGAATATCACTTACAGCAAGCATGCGCTTCAATTCAGTCACGTCCTGTCTCTTTCCTTTTGGCTGTTTTTGCATTGATTGTTGTTTTTCGTTATAACAATTGAATTCGTACACAACACAATTACCATTTTTTTCTTGGTAATTAGCTAGTTGTTACTTAACACGATAGTTATCCCTTTTGCATTTAGGAACAATAGCAACAAGTATTCAAAAAAAATGGATTTCCTTTTTCACTACCTTTGTATATTTTACCATATTTTTTTATTAACGTCTGTTGTAAAGAAGGTGTTACATTCTTTAATGCAATAATGTGGTGGGAGTTAGTCGATCAATGCTTTATAGCACTGGGCGACTGACCCCTATATGACATTTATCATAGTTTGTATATGACACCTGCTACTAACATTATTATTTCATTGCTCTATAATATGAATTATCTACAATACGGAAGGGAATTCGACGGATATGACCTTACAAAAGAGCATGAAAAATTTGAGAAAACAAGTTTCTCCTTTTGAGAAGTCGACTACAGCAAAAAGTGTGTGGCAGATAATAAATACAATTGGACCATTTCTTATCTTATGGTATCTCGCATATATAAGCCTTTCAGTATCTTATTTGTTAGCACTCGTTCCTATTGTGCTAGCTGCAGGATTTTTAGTAAGGGTTTTCATTATTTTCCATGATTGTACACACCATTCGTTTTTTAAAAATCGTCGTGTCAATCGCTTGCTCGGGACAATTACAGGAGTTATCACGTTATTTCCGTTTGATAAATGGGGGCATGAGCATTCCGTTCATCATGCTACAAGTGGAAATTTAGACAAACGTGGGACAGGGGATATATGGACTCTTACGGTAGATGAATATGTAGCAGCGCCATTTAGAACTCGTTTAGCTTATCGTCTATTTAGAAATCCGTTCGTTATGTTTATATTAGGTCCAATTTACGTTTTTCTTTTGACAAATAGATTTAACCGCAAAGGCGCGAGAAAGAAAGAGCGCATGAATACTTATTTAACAAATATCCTTATCGCTGCTCTGATAGGATTGTTATGCTGGGCAATAGGATGGCAATCATTTCTAATCATACATGGTTCCATTTTCATGATCTCAGGTTCAGCAGGTATTTGGCTCTTTTATGTACAACATACATTTGAACAATCGTATTTTGAAAAAGATCAAGAATGGGAATATGTACTTGCAGCAGTAGAAGGCAGCTCGTTTTATAAACTTCCAAAAGTTTTACAATTCCTTACTGGTAATATAGGCTACCATCACGTTCATCATTTAAGTCCAAGAGTACCAAACTATGAATTAGAGAAGGCACACAACAATACTAAGCCTTTAGAAAATGTTCCAACTATAACAATGGCGAAAAGTGTACAGTCTTTAAAGTATCGTTTATGGGATGAGCAAGGCAAGGATTTTGTTACTTTCAAGGAAGCAAAACAGTTAATGAAAAAAAGCCTGGCTGTTCAAGTAAAGCCTGAACTTTAAGTCTATTCGATCTAAATATAAGAGCGTGTTATT
This region of Cytobacillus sp. IB215665 genomic DNA includes:
- a CDS encoding antibiotic biosynthesis monooxygenase; amino-acid sequence: MILEAVMLQVRKGMEEEYEEAFRQASKIISSMKGYITHELQRCVEVEGKYLLLVKWETLEDHTVGFRQSKEYLEWKKKLHHFYDPFPTVEHFNKVPLL
- a CDS encoding GNAT family protein; this translates as MEIEEIYGDLPTLETERLILRKITLDDVEDIYSYGSNEEVAKYVTWDAHKTLSDTKAFVDFALCQYENKNVAPWGIEYKEDGKLIGTTDFILWQPNHNRAEIGYVLSPTYWGKGIVTEAAKEIITFGFNHMDLVRIQARCFTENIGSERVMQKLGMTFEGIIRKGMLAKGKHRDTKMYSILKEEFLAEDRYK
- a CDS encoding helix-turn-helix domain-containing protein, with translation MSNGNMANFIYELRKSKNMTQKQLAEKLNITDKAVSKWERGLGYPDVSIISSLADILGVTANELLNGKRSVAASVEENTIIESTMQNADKVTATNKKSLTLMAKYGFTIACLLGIFISMICDIAISGTFTWSLYPITAIPYAWLIIIPLFHFKRYKVFMSLLSLSIFIIPFLVILDKILGGTKLMLPLGVPVALVAISYMWGIFLLFSITKANKWHMASISVLLVIPISFLINNIIAKNLNEPIIDTWDILSLGVLGIITIILFLKGKKQAV
- a CDS encoding DUF4083 family protein; this translates as MRDVNLGDLIFQLFTFGSLILAIILIVLFIRSILKRSNQLDRIEKKVDAINERLNKNND
- a CDS encoding (deoxy)nucleoside triphosphate pyrophosphohydrolase, translated to MKKNIHVVGAVIVKDGKFLCAQRGKGRVLPFKWEFPGGKIEEGESPQQALQREIYEELQCEIEVGDQIELTVYEYDFGIVHLRTFYCKLVEGEPILTEHVIIKWLQCDELENLDWAPADLPTIEKLTSTALLEY
- a CDS encoding phosphatidylglycerol lysyltransferase domain-containing protein; translation: MSAIIIIAIIFFYYLRPKEIFPTNHTIDFERVAEFLKRHNEHTNAHLILLKDKSVFWAQDGNALISYKKIMNKLVVLGDPIGKKEYIKDALLEFEQFAHRYGCKPVFYQISCKYLSLYEFEKYQFVKLGEEAVVDLVGYSLEGKKGAKLRSSRNKFQRQGHSFTVTVPPFSNDFLAELESVSNSWLGDRKEKGFSVGFYSNKYVSHFPVATIRDEDERVIAFATLASTNNEEKHGIIIDLMRYYPTCPNGTMDVLFTSIFYWGQEQGYQSCSLGMSPLANVGNTKNAKTIEKISKLVFKSNKFSYRFKGLMEFKAKFAHTWNGKYLAYKKTFLPIVIIQLVLLIRTKKIEKESRYASNRIGRRIVG
- a CDS encoding metallophosphoesterase family protein gives rise to the protein MKRMLAVSDIHGDIEKFERLLTLVKYNKEQDQLLLLGDYVDRGPQSRAVIDKIIQLKNDGAIALLGNHDKMMIDAFTNQDDPMNLKRWYYNGGIKTLQNYGYEIKRDDAKYWYTTDEFPDPIAINDEIHPHIEFLKGLPYYHETEDYIFVHAGVHPETPIHDTDPYTLVWIREEFHHGYTGNKTVIFGHTPTNYLHKRPDVFFGKNNIIGIDGGCAYGGRLNCLELPSMNVLYVE
- a CDS encoding fatty acid desaturase, giving the protein MTLQKSMKNLRKQVSPFEKSTTAKSVWQIINTIGPFLILWYLAYISLSVSYLLALVPIVLAAGFLVRVFIIFHDCTHHSFFKNRRVNRLLGTITGVITLFPFDKWGHEHSVHHATSGNLDKRGTGDIWTLTVDEYVAAPFRTRLAYRLFRNPFVMFILGPIYVFLLTNRFNRKGARKKERMNTYLTNILIAALIGLLCWAIGWQSFLIIHGSIFMISGSAGIWLFYVQHTFEQSYFEKDQEWEYVLAAVEGSSFYKLPKVLQFLTGNIGYHHVHHLSPRVPNYELEKAHNNTKPLENVPTITMAKSVQSLKYRLWDEQGKDFVTFKEAKQLMKKSLAVQVKPEL